The proteins below come from a single Oryzomicrobium terrae genomic window:
- a CDS encoding substrate-binding periplasmic protein — translation MSTVLRSLLAFDCWRHCLLAGALLLIAGPAAAQGNRLADVQSRGELRVCIWPDYYGISFRNPKTRQVTGVDADMARELAKDLGVRLRLVDSSFATLTDDLLKNRCDLAMFAIAITPARSAVLRFTRPHLRSDIYAITSRANRRIKNWDDIDQPDVVVAVAKGTLHEPVMRERLRQATLLVTTTSHEREKEVEAGRADVFMTDFPYSRRMADFADWARVVAPPSPYHLSDYAYAMKPGDDRWYGRVERFMSDIKRDGRLMTAARRYGLDPIVLTTDR, via the coding sequence TTGTCCACCGTCCTGCGCTCCCTCCTGGCTTTCGACTGCTGGCGCCACTGCCTGCTGGCAGGGGCGCTCCTGCTCATCGCCGGCCCGGCCGCCGCCCAGGGCAACCGTCTGGCCGACGTGCAAAGCCGCGGCGAGCTGCGGGTCTGCATCTGGCCCGACTACTACGGCATCTCCTTCCGCAATCCGAAGACCCGCCAGGTCACCGGGGTGGATGCGGACATGGCCCGGGAACTGGCCAAGGACCTGGGGGTACGGCTGCGCCTGGTGGATAGTTCGTTCGCCACCCTGACCGACGACCTGCTCAAGAACCGCTGCGACCTGGCCATGTTCGCCATCGCCATCACCCCGGCCCGCAGCGCCGTGCTGCGCTTTACCCGCCCGCACCTGCGTAGCGACATCTACGCCATCACCTCCCGGGCCAATCGGCGCATCAAGAACTGGGACGACATCGACCAGCCCGACGTGGTGGTGGCCGTGGCCAAGGGCACCCTGCACGAGCCGGTCATGCGCGAGCGGCTGCGCCAGGCCACCCTGCTGGTCACCACCACCTCCCATGAGCGGGAGAAGGAAGTGGAAGCCGGGCGGGCCGACGTGTTCATGACGGATTTTCCCTACAGCCGGCGCATGGCGGACTTTGCCGACTGGGCCCGGGTCGTGGCGCCGCCTTCCCCCTACCACCTGTCCGATTACGCCTACGCCATGAAACCCGGCGATGACCGCTGGTACGGCCGGGTCGAACGCTTCATGTCCGACATCAAGCGCGATGGCCGCCTGATGACCGCGGCCCGCCGCTACGGGCTCGACCCCATCGTGCTCACCACCGACCGCTGA
- a CDS encoding alkene reductase — MADLFSPVDLGALALPNRIVMAPLTRNRAVAGDVPSPLAPTYYAQRATAGLIVTEASPVCPEGHGYPRTPGIHSPAQIDGWRQVTRAVHQAGGRIVLQLWHVGRISHPSLQPGGALPVAPSAIKPAGQAWTSTGLQDFITPRALAMAEIGGIVESFRQGAKNALDAGFDGVEVHGANGYLLDQFLRSGTNRRNDAYGGPVENRARLLLEVTEAVCDVWGSDRVGVRLSPISPFNDMADAAPQATFEYAARQLSPHGLAYLHVIEDGAGSPGEAALPFDFTALRQAFAGPYIACGDYDLARGNAAIASGHADAVAFGRLMLANPDLVERFRRNAPLNTPDTATFYSSEEKGYTDYPTLG; from the coding sequence ATGGCTGATCTTTTTTCCCCAGTCGACCTTGGGGCCCTGGCCTTACCCAATCGCATCGTCATGGCGCCGCTGACGCGCAACCGGGCGGTAGCCGGTGATGTTCCCTCCCCCCTCGCCCCCACCTACTATGCTCAGCGCGCCACGGCCGGCCTGATCGTCACCGAGGCCAGCCCGGTCTGCCCCGAGGGCCACGGCTACCCGCGTACTCCGGGCATCCACAGCCCGGCCCAGATCGACGGCTGGCGGCAGGTGACCCGAGCGGTGCACCAGGCCGGCGGGCGCATCGTTCTGCAACTCTGGCATGTCGGGCGAATTTCCCATCCCAGCCTGCAGCCCGGCGGCGCCCTCCCGGTGGCCCCTTCCGCCATCAAACCTGCCGGCCAAGCCTGGACGAGCACCGGTCTGCAGGACTTCATCACGCCCCGGGCCCTGGCCATGGCCGAAATCGGCGGCATCGTCGAGAGCTTCCGCCAGGGGGCAAAAAATGCGCTCGATGCAGGCTTCGATGGGGTCGAGGTCCATGGCGCCAATGGCTACCTGCTCGACCAGTTTCTCCGCTCGGGCACCAACCGGCGCAACGATGCCTACGGCGGTCCGGTGGAAAACCGGGCCCGGCTACTGCTGGAAGTGACCGAGGCCGTCTGCGACGTCTGGGGAAGCGATCGGGTCGGCGTGCGCCTGTCGCCGATCAGCCCATTCAACGACATGGCCGACGCAGCCCCCCAGGCCACCTTCGAATACGCTGCGCGGCAGCTTTCGCCCCACGGCCTGGCCTACCTGCATGTGATCGAGGACGGCGCCGGCAGCCCGGGCGAAGCCGCCCTTCCCTTCGACTTCACCGCCCTGCGCCAAGCCTTTGCCGGACCCTACATCGCCTGCGGCGACTACGACCTGGCCCGAGGCAACGCCGCCATCGCCAGCGGCCATGCCGACGCCGTGGCCTTCGGCCGATTGATGCTGGCCAACCCCGATCTGGTGGAGCGCTTCCGCCGCAACGCCCCCCTCAACACGCCCGATACCGCCACCTTCTACAGCAGCGAGGAAAAGGGCTACACCGACTACCCCACCCTGGGCTGA
- a CDS encoding vWA domain-containing protein, translating to MLIDFFLHLKQRGLPVSLTEFLTLLEALEARVITANSDDFYLLARTVLVKDEARYDLFDAAFGEYFRGIAALPDPSAALARTLPEEWLKLLAQRVLSAEERAQLEKLGWDELFKRLKERLDEQKERHAGGSKWIGTGGSSPFGHGGYHPEGIRIGGPSAGNRTAVKVWEKREFRNLADDVELGTRNIKVALRRLRRFARQGAATELDLDATIEGTARNAGTLDLHLRPERHNAVKVLLCLDVGGSMDDHIRVCEELFSAARSEFKHLEHYYFHNCVYESLWRDNRRRHDERIATWQVLHTYPSDYRLIFVGDATMSPYEIVQPGGSVEHWNEEPGAAWLKRMLAAFPHAVWLNPVPEAHWPHSHSLRMVRELMGERMYPLTLDGLARAIHALGKGR from the coding sequence GTGCTGATCGATTTTTTCCTCCACCTCAAGCAGCGCGGCTTGCCGGTTTCCCTTACCGAATTCCTGACCCTGCTGGAAGCTCTGGAGGCCCGGGTCATCACCGCCAACAGCGATGATTTCTACCTGCTCGCCCGTACCGTGCTGGTCAAGGACGAAGCCCGTTACGACCTGTTCGACGCTGCCTTCGGGGAGTACTTCCGCGGAATCGCCGCCCTGCCTGACCCTAGCGCCGCTCTGGCGCGGACCTTGCCCGAGGAGTGGCTGAAGCTGCTTGCACAGCGCGTCCTTTCCGCCGAGGAACGGGCCCAGCTGGAAAAGCTCGGCTGGGACGAACTCTTCAAGCGCCTCAAGGAACGGCTCGACGAGCAGAAGGAGCGCCATGCCGGCGGCAGCAAGTGGATCGGCACCGGCGGATCGTCGCCCTTTGGTCACGGCGGCTACCACCCGGAAGGCATCCGCATCGGCGGCCCTTCGGCCGGCAACCGCACCGCGGTGAAGGTCTGGGAAAAGCGTGAGTTCCGCAATCTGGCTGACGACGTGGAACTGGGCACGCGCAACATCAAGGTAGCCCTGCGCCGGCTGCGCCGCTTCGCCCGGCAAGGCGCCGCCACCGAACTGGACCTGGATGCCACTATCGAGGGAACGGCGCGTAACGCCGGTACCCTGGATCTGCATCTCCGCCCGGAACGGCACAACGCGGTAAAGGTGTTGCTCTGCCTCGACGTGGGCGGCTCCATGGACGACCACATCCGGGTCTGCGAGGAACTGTTCTCCGCCGCCCGCAGCGAGTTCAAGCACCTGGAACATTACTACTTCCACAATTGCGTCTATGAGAGCCTGTGGCGCGACAACCGGCGCCGCCACGACGAACGCATCGCCACCTGGCAGGTGTTGCACACCTACCCATCCGACTACCGGCTGATCTTCGTCGGCGACGCCACCATGAGCCCCTACGAGATCGTCCAGCCCGGCGGCAGTGTCGAGCACTGGAACGAGGAGCCCGGCGCCGCGTGGCTGAAGCGCATGCTGGCGGCTTTTCCCCATGCGGTCTGGCTCAACCCGGTGCCCGAAGCCCACTGGCCCCACAGTCATTCACTGCGCATGGTGCGCGAACTGATGGGCGAACGGATGTACCCCCTTACCCTGGACGGGCTGGCCCGGGCCATCCACGCCCTTGGAAAAGGGCGCTGA
- a CDS encoding AAA family ATPase, whose product MTSPRFTGTDRYVAPPDLTLAVNAAATLQRPLLIKGEPGTGKTLLAEEVARALGLPLFQWHIKSTTKAQQGLYEYDAVSRLRDGQLGDPRVHDIANYIVPGVLWQAFACDTPSVLLIDEVDKADIEFPNDLLRELDRMEFHVYETRETIRAKHRPIVIITSNNEKELPDAFLRRCFFHYIRFPDRDTMAGIVDVHYPGLKKELLAEALEVFFGLREVPGLKKKPSTSELIDWLKLLLAEDIPAEALRAKDGKTALPPLHGALLKNEQDVHLFERLIFLNRQGRG is encoded by the coding sequence ATGACTTCACCACGCTTTACCGGTACCGATCGCTACGTCGCCCCGCCCGACCTGACCCTGGCGGTGAACGCCGCCGCCACCCTGCAGCGCCCCTTGCTCATCAAGGGCGAACCGGGCACCGGCAAGACCCTGCTGGCCGAAGAAGTGGCCCGGGCCCTGGGGCTGCCCCTGTTCCAGTGGCACATCAAGTCCACCACCAAGGCCCAGCAGGGGCTCTACGAGTACGACGCCGTCTCGCGGCTGCGCGACGGCCAACTGGGCGACCCACGGGTCCACGATATCGCCAACTACATCGTCCCCGGCGTGCTGTGGCAGGCCTTTGCCTGCGACACCCCGTCGGTGCTGCTGATCGACGAGGTGGACAAGGCCGACATCGAGTTTCCCAACGACCTGCTGCGCGAACTCGACCGCATGGAGTTCCATGTCTACGAGACCCGCGAGACGATCCGGGCCAAGCACCGGCCCATCGTCATCATCACCTCCAACAACGAAAAGGAGCTGCCCGACGCCTTCCTGCGCCGCTGCTTCTTCCACTACATCCGCTTCCCCGACCGGGACACCATGGCCGGCATCGTGGACGTGCACTATCCCGGGCTGAAGAAGGAACTGCTGGCCGAGGCCCTGGAAGTGTTCTTCGGCCTGCGCGAGGTGCCCGGGCTGAAGAAGAAACCCTCCACTTCGGAACTGATCGACTGGCTGAAACTGTTGCTCGCCGAAGACATCCCCGCCGAAGCCCTGCGCGCCAAGGACGGCAAGACCGCCCTGCCCCCGCTGCACGGCGCCCTGCTCAAGAACGAGCAGGACGTGCACCTCTTCGAGCGTCTCATCTTCCTCAACCGGCAAGGACGCGGCTGA
- a CDS encoding M48 family metallopeptidase — protein sequence MSQLSPLSLSSLPAAYFDGRTARRHEVYLTVSGEQLRVSGGMVDFAVPLASCRLGEALGGAPRLLTLPQGAYCEVSAGGSTAAQDALRALAGALEPAARGEGLAVRLQRRWTWTVASLMLTVALLAAGYQWGLPWAAAKVAPLVPAAVSRHISELAMQALDGPLLQPTALSADRQQALRDRVAATLGHQPGVPAYTLHFRAAPRVGANAFALPSGDIVVLDPLVKLAKDDDEIVAVVAHELGHVAYRHSLRQLMQSSVVAFVVGVYLGDVSSLASGLGALVLESRYSRGFEFEADRYGAQKLLAVGISPQTLGTMLARLEASHGSPGKDGGGQGDLLASHPDTAARIAALRTLSATPAR from the coding sequence GTGTCCCAGCTTTCCCCGCTGTCCTTGTCCTCCTTGCCGGCCGCCTATTTCGATGGCCGTACGGCGCGGCGGCATGAGGTGTACCTCACCGTGTCAGGTGAGCAGCTACGGGTGAGCGGAGGCATGGTCGACTTTGCCGTGCCCCTGGCGTCCTGCCGTCTGGGAGAAGCCCTGGGCGGGGCGCCCCGTTTGCTGACCCTGCCGCAGGGCGCCTATTGCGAGGTGTCTGCTGGAGGCTCCACTGCAGCGCAGGACGCGCTGCGCGCCTTGGCCGGGGCCCTGGAGCCGGCGGCCCGGGGCGAGGGCCTGGCGGTGCGCTTGCAGCGGCGCTGGACCTGGACGGTGGCATCCCTGATGCTGACCGTGGCACTGTTGGCCGCCGGCTATCAGTGGGGCTTGCCCTGGGCGGCGGCCAAGGTGGCGCCGTTGGTACCCGCCGCCGTGTCGCGCCATATTTCCGAGCTGGCGATGCAGGCTCTGGATGGGCCGTTGCTGCAGCCCACAGCTCTCAGTGCGGATCGCCAGCAGGCGTTGCGCGATCGGGTGGCGGCCACGCTCGGCCACCAGCCGGGGGTACCGGCCTACACCCTGCATTTCCGCGCCGCACCCCGGGTGGGGGCCAACGCCTTCGCCCTGCCCAGCGGCGATATCGTCGTACTCGATCCCCTGGTCAAGCTGGCCAAGGACGATGACGAGATCGTCGCTGTGGTGGCTCACGAACTGGGGCATGTGGCCTACCGTCACAGTCTGCGCCAGTTGATGCAAAGCTCGGTCGTGGCGTTTGTCGTCGGTGTCTACCTGGGCGATGTCTCTTCCCTGGCCAGCGGCCTGGGCGCTCTGGTGTTGGAATCCCGCTATTCCCGGGGGTTCGAGTTTGAGGCCGATCGTTACGGGGCGCAAAAGCTCTTGGCGGTGGGAATTTCGCCCCAGACCCTGGGAACGATGTTGGCCCGGCTGGAAGCGTCCCACGGCAGTCCCGGCAAGGACGGGGGCGGGCAGGGTGATCTGCTGGCCTCCCATCCTGATACCGCCGCGCGCATTGCCGCCCTGCGCACCCTGTCGGCCACCCCGGCCCGCTGA
- a CDS encoding DUF898 family protein, with amino-acid sequence MTSSEFAADHYGVLGIAFGATSVEIAAAYRRGLARLQHGLASGEAPGPEALDALRHAYKVLSDPERRQAYDATHPAASRASQDARVAEPHSRPATGGQGLGHASNDAAQSGPQRFDLEFVGSGGEYFRIWIVNLFLSIITLGIYSAWAKVRREQYFHRNLLLDGSGFTYHGQPSAILKGRAVAFVLLMALSVTEKIGPLAHGIALLALIPAVPWLAVRAFRFRAHNTSYRGLHFSFHGTYRQALTTFVGFGLLTLVSLGLLFPMWLQRQKRFVLDNLYYGTAPFACTVGSGAFFTIFLKPLLGGIGVGAALFLLVTLGGPAMSLIVPVLMVGLFLAFQLLFLPYITVSITNLVWNHTKLADHGFSSQLRVLPYFGIVFSNWVAIICTLGLFWPWAKVRLAAYRARNLSLNARGSLDEFVVGESTRASALGDEAADMFDLDVAF; translated from the coding sequence ATGACGAGCAGCGAATTTGCCGCCGACCACTACGGCGTGCTGGGGATTGCGTTTGGGGCCACGTCGGTGGAAATCGCCGCGGCATACCGCCGTGGCCTGGCCCGCCTGCAGCACGGACTGGCGAGCGGGGAAGCGCCGGGACCGGAGGCATTGGATGCCCTGCGCCATGCCTACAAGGTGTTGTCCGACCCGGAGCGCCGCCAGGCGTACGACGCCACCCATCCGGCGGCTTCCCGGGCGAGCCAGGACGCTCGTGTCGCAGAACCCCATTCCCGGCCAGCCACCGGCGGCCAAGGTCTTGGCCATGCCAGCAATGATGCCGCCCAGTCCGGGCCGCAGCGTTTCGACCTGGAATTTGTCGGCAGCGGCGGCGAGTATTTCCGCATCTGGATCGTCAATCTCTTCCTCTCGATCATCACCCTGGGTATCTATTCGGCCTGGGCCAAGGTGCGGCGCGAGCAGTACTTCCACCGCAACCTGCTGCTCGACGGCAGCGGCTTTACCTACCATGGCCAGCCTTCCGCCATCCTCAAGGGACGGGCAGTGGCCTTCGTGTTGCTGATGGCCCTGTCGGTCACCGAGAAAATCGGCCCGCTGGCCCACGGCATCGCTCTGCTGGCGCTGATTCCGGCGGTGCCCTGGCTGGCGGTGCGGGCCTTTCGCTTTCGCGCCCATAACACCAGCTACCGGGGGCTGCATTTTTCCTTTCACGGCACCTACCGTCAGGCCCTGACCACCTTCGTCGGCTTTGGCCTGCTAACCCTGGTTTCGTTGGGGCTGCTGTTCCCCATGTGGCTGCAGCGGCAGAAGCGTTTCGTCCTCGACAACCTGTACTACGGCACGGCCCCGTTTGCGTGCACCGTGGGGTCGGGGGCTTTCTTCACCATCTTCCTCAAGCCCTTGTTGGGCGGCATCGGGGTCGGTGCGGCCCTGTTCCTGCTGGTCACCCTGGGGGGGCCGGCCATGAGTCTGATCGTTCCCGTGCTGATGGTCGGGCTCTTCCTGGCCTTCCAGTTGCTGTTCCTGCCCTACATCACCGTGAGCATCACCAACCTGGTGTGGAACCACACCAAGCTGGCCGATCACGGCTTCTCCAGCCAGCTGCGGGTGTTGCCATACTTCGGCATCGTCTTTAGCAACTGGGTGGCCATCATTTGCACCCTGGGCCTGTTCTGGCCTTGGGCCAAAGTGCGCCTGGCTGCCTACCGGGCGCGCAATCTGTCCCTCAATGCCCGGGGCAGCCTGGATGAATTCGTCGTCGGCGAAAGTACCCGGGCCAGCGCCCTGGGTGACGAAGCGGCGGACATGTTCGATCTGGACGTGGCGTTTTAA
- a CDS encoding sensor domain-containing diguanylate cyclase, with protein MLTDLLDLAPEHGRPGDSADIDTADARARALLEVFPVPVTVSRLSDGALFYCNRRAEDLLEIRGLDLHNLASTSFYAHQEERAEMIQELLLAGQVTDKDLRFRSRSGREFWAHLSAQRCRFGDEEAIIVSFHDVHQQRIVAEATRSREAFLRSLFDALPIAVIQTDQQGRIEFINHACQALFGLSLHEFRRRDWWRTLFPDKDYRTFASEHLTRLTNQARKRRNQVGNGANGSSDRMELKAVCYHPRREERDLEFVYVDMGSHGLWTLVDITEQNSAERSLLAANLDLQQQLAENQRLQAQLREQAVRDPLTGLFNRRYLDEILDGELARARRQGYPVTVVMLDIDHFKRLNDTYGHQAGDEVIRRLGGTLRRNSRTGDLLCRYGGEEFILVLPNMGLDDAQTRCEELRRSFASEPVLFGEHLLSATLSGGIALFPGHGTTRDELIQAADAALYAAKAAGRNRLRLAEALPAIPLEPSTTAVPQQC; from the coding sequence ATGCTCACCGACCTCCTCGATCTCGCCCCCGAGCACGGCCGCCCCGGCGACTCCGCCGACATCGACACGGCGGATGCCCGCGCCCGCGCCTTGCTGGAAGTGTTCCCCGTCCCGGTGACGGTTTCCCGCCTGAGCGACGGCGCCCTGTTCTACTGCAACCGCCGTGCTGAGGATCTGCTGGAGATCCGTGGCCTGGACCTGCACAACCTGGCGTCGACGAGCTTCTACGCCCACCAGGAGGAACGGGCCGAGATGATCCAGGAGCTGCTCCTGGCGGGCCAGGTCACCGACAAGGACCTGCGCTTCCGCAGCCGCAGCGGACGGGAGTTCTGGGCCCACCTGTCGGCCCAACGCTGCCGCTTCGGCGACGAAGAGGCGATCATCGTTTCCTTCCACGACGTGCACCAGCAGCGCATCGTTGCCGAAGCCACCCGCTCTCGGGAAGCCTTCCTGCGCAGCCTGTTCGACGCCTTGCCGATCGCCGTGATCCAGACCGACCAGCAAGGCCGCATCGAGTTCATCAACCACGCCTGCCAGGCCCTGTTCGGCCTGTCACTGCACGAATTCCGCCGCCGCGACTGGTGGCGCACCCTGTTTCCCGACAAGGACTACCGGACCTTTGCCTCCGAACACCTGACCCGCCTGACGAACCAGGCGCGGAAGCGCCGCAACCAGGTCGGCAACGGCGCCAACGGTTCGAGCGATCGCATGGAGTTGAAAGCGGTCTGCTATCACCCGCGCCGCGAAGAGCGGGACCTGGAATTCGTCTACGTGGACATGGGCAGCCACGGGCTGTGGACCCTGGTGGACATCACCGAACAAAACAGCGCCGAGCGCTCCCTCCTCGCCGCCAACCTGGACCTGCAGCAGCAGCTCGCCGAAAACCAGCGCCTGCAGGCGCAACTGCGCGAGCAGGCGGTACGGGACCCCCTCACCGGGCTGTTCAACCGTCGCTACCTGGACGAGATCCTCGACGGCGAACTGGCCCGTGCCCGGCGCCAGGGCTATCCGGTCACCGTGGTGATGCTCGACATCGACCACTTCAAGCGCCTCAACGACACCTACGGCCACCAGGCCGGCGACGAGGTGATCCGCCGCCTGGGCGGCACCCTGCGGCGCAACTCACGCACTGGCGACCTGCTCTGCCGCTACGGCGGCGAAGAATTCATCCTGGTGCTGCCCAACATGGGCCTCGACGATGCCCAGACCCGTTGCGAGGAATTGCGCCGCTCCTTCGCCAGCGAGCCGGTGCTGTTCGGCGAGCACCTGCTCTCGGCCACCCTATCCGGCGGCATCGCCCTCTTCCCCGGTCACGGCACCACCCGGGACGAACTGATCCAGGCGGCCGACGCCGCCCTCTATGCCGCCAAGGCCGCGGGGCGTAACCGCCTGCGCCTGGCCGAAGCGTTGCCGGCAATCCCCCTGGAGCCCTCCACCACCGCGGTACCCCAGCAGTGCTGA
- a CDS encoding MDR family oxidoreductase, with the protein MFDAILVEKSGDTGAVSARLTQLNDSDLIANTEGDVIVAVAASTVNYKDGLAITGKAPVVRRYPLVPGIDFAGTVLESSHPDWKPGDNVILNGWGVGEGHWGGYAAKARVKGDWLVPLPAAFTPAQAMAIGTAGYTAMLCVQALEAHGITPDKGEVLVTGAAGGVGSVAVALLARLGYSVIASTGRSSETDYLKQLGAASIIDRAELSAPGRPLGKERWAGAVDTVGSHTLANVCAGTRYRGAVAACGLAQGMDFPSSVAPFILRGITLCGIDSVMAPQAVRREAWQRLARDLDLAKLEAMTRHIRLKDVIGAAHDIVNGQVRGRLVVDIAD; encoded by the coding sequence ATGTTCGATGCCATCCTGGTGGAAAAATCCGGCGACACCGGCGCGGTGAGCGCCCGGCTGACCCAGCTCAACGATAGCGACCTGATCGCCAACACCGAGGGCGATGTCATCGTGGCCGTGGCCGCTTCAACGGTCAATTACAAGGACGGCCTGGCCATTACCGGCAAGGCGCCGGTGGTGCGACGCTACCCCTTGGTGCCCGGTATCGATTTTGCCGGGACCGTGCTCGAAAGCAGCCACCCGGACTGGAAGCCTGGGGACAACGTGATTCTCAACGGTTGGGGCGTGGGGGAGGGCCATTGGGGCGGCTATGCCGCCAAGGCCCGGGTCAAGGGCGACTGGCTGGTGCCCCTGCCTGCTGCCTTTACACCGGCTCAGGCGATGGCCATTGGCACCGCCGGCTATACCGCCATGCTCTGCGTCCAGGCCTTGGAGGCCCACGGCATCACGCCGGACAAGGGGGAGGTGCTGGTCACCGGCGCCGCCGGCGGGGTGGGCTCGGTGGCGGTGGCCCTGCTTGCCAGGCTGGGCTACAGCGTAATCGCCTCCACCGGGCGTTCCAGCGAAACCGATTACCTCAAGCAACTGGGGGCCGCCAGCATCATCGACCGGGCCGAACTGTCCGCGCCAGGACGCCCCCTGGGCAAGGAGCGCTGGGCCGGCGCGGTGGATACGGTGGGCAGCCATACCCTGGCCAATGTCTGTGCCGGGACCCGTTACCGGGGCGCCGTGGCCGCCTGCGGCCTGGCCCAGGGGATGGATTTCCCCTCGTCCGTGGCGCCCTTCATCCTGCGCGGCATCACCCTGTGCGGCATCGACAGCGTCATGGCGCCCCAGGCGGTGCGGCGCGAGGCATGGCAGCGGCTGGCCCGGGATCTCGACCTGGCCAAACTGGAGGCCATGACCCGGCATATCCGCCTGAAGGATGTGATCGGGGCGGCCCACGATATCGTCAATGGCCAGGTCCGCGGCCGCCTGGTGGTGGATATCGCCGACTGA
- a CDS encoding methyl-accepting chemotaxis protein: protein MLEKMRLRTKMLVITATVLLGLILMTVLSALNTRTELTEARKALVRAQVENAYSMIAGFQAQEAEGKLTREEAQARAKEVIRLTRYGGEDGKAEYLYIWTTDGVSVMHPIKLEWAGKNMSEQVKDIQGRYTIKNLVNGVANASSAYVETLFPRPGQPPEKAVRKLQYVMKFTPWNWVVGTGIYLDDVETEFRNRLTVSLSITAVILLAIGAITFLISRSILRQVGGEPAEAIELMARASAGDLTVTVANAPEGSMLASFATMVAAIRAMAREIGQGSETLVSNAERISTASKEVSISAHQQADATSAMAAAIEQMTVSINHISSSAQDTRSESLRSAELAEQGESRVEEAVRAMNAIAGSATQTADKIRSLEERAQHVSSIAGVIKEIAAQTNLLALNAAIEAARAGEAGRGFAVVADEVRKLAERTSTATVEIEEMLQGIQGETSEAVQVMGAALPEVEAGVAMAENAAESLRGIRESAGNTLERINDVADATHEQSAASTSIAQKVEHIAQMVEETSAAMQNTAATAESLEKLAAELNALVRRFKY, encoded by the coding sequence ATGCTGGAAAAAATGCGCCTGCGCACCAAGATGCTCGTCATCACCGCCACGGTTTTGCTCGGGCTGATTCTGATGACCGTGCTCTCGGCGCTCAATACCCGGACCGAGCTGACTGAGGCGCGCAAGGCCCTGGTCCGCGCCCAGGTGGAAAACGCCTACAGCATGATCGCCGGCTTCCAGGCCCAGGAGGCCGAAGGCAAGCTGACCCGGGAGGAAGCCCAGGCCCGCGCCAAGGAAGTGATCCGTCTGACCCGCTACGGCGGCGAGGACGGCAAGGCCGAGTACCTCTACATCTGGACCACCGACGGGGTGAGCGTGATGCACCCGATCAAGCTCGAGTGGGCCGGCAAGAACATGTCCGAGCAGGTCAAGGACATCCAGGGCCGCTACACCATCAAGAACCTCGTCAACGGTGTCGCCAACGCTTCTTCGGCCTACGTCGAAACCCTCTTCCCCCGCCCCGGCCAGCCGCCGGAAAAAGCGGTGCGCAAGCTCCAGTACGTGATGAAATTCACCCCCTGGAACTGGGTGGTGGGTACCGGCATCTACCTGGACGACGTGGAAACCGAGTTCCGCAACCGCCTCACCGTCAGCCTGTCGATCACGGCCGTGATCCTGCTCGCCATCGGTGCCATCACCTTCCTCATCAGCCGCAGCATCCTGCGCCAGGTCGGTGGCGAGCCGGCCGAAGCCATCGAACTGATGGCCCGCGCCTCGGCCGGCGACCTGACGGTCACCGTGGCCAACGCACCCGAGGGCTCCATGCTCGCCTCCTTCGCCACCATGGTCGCGGCCATCCGCGCCATGGCCCGGGAAATCGGCCAGGGCTCGGAAACCCTGGTGAGCAACGCCGAACGCATCAGCACCGCCTCCAAGGAAGTCTCGATCTCGGCCCACCAGCAAGCCGACGCCACCTCGGCCATGGCCGCGGCGATCGAGCAGATGACGGTGAGCATCAACCACATCTCCTCCAGCGCCCAGGACACCCGCAGCGAGTCGCTGCGCTCGGCGGAACTGGCCGAGCAGGGTGAGAGCCGGGTCGAGGAAGCGGTGCGGGCGATGAACGCCATCGCCGGAAGCGCCACCCAGACGGCCGACAAGATCCGCTCCCTGGAAGAGCGGGCCCAGCACGTTTCGTCGATCGCCGGGGTGATCAAGGAAATTGCCGCCCAGACCAACCTGCTGGCGCTCAACGCCGCCATCGAGGCGGCCCGGGCCGGGGAAGCCGGCCGCGGCTTCGCCGTGGTCGCCGACGAGGTACGCAAGCTGGCCGAGCGTACCTCCACCGCCACGGTGGAGATCGAGGAAATGCTCCAGGGCATCCAGGGCGAAACCAGCGAAGCGGTCCAGGTCATGGGCGCTGCCCTGCCCGAGGTGGAGGCCGGCGTGGCCATGGCCGAGAACGCCGCCGAATCCCTGCGCGGCATCCGCGAGAGCGCCGGCAACACCCTGGAGCGCATCAACGACGTGGCCGATGCCACCCACGAACAGAGCGCCGCCAGCACCAGCATCGCCCAGAAGGTCGAGCACATCGCCCAGATGGTCGAAGAAACCAGTGCCGCCATGCAGAACACCGCCGCCACGGCGGAAAGCCTGGAGAAGCTGGCCGCCGAGTTGAACGCCCTGGTGCGCCGCTTCAAGTACTGA